The DNA window GGCGGTCATGAAGTCGCTGGTCTGCACCGCGCGCAGCGCAACCACGTAGTCGTAGGTGCGTCCGTCGCCCATCACGCCAACGCTCTTGATGGGTAGGAACACGGCAAAGGCCTGGCTGGTGAGGTCGTACCAGCTCTTGCCCGTGGCCTCGTCCTTGAAGGCGCGCAGTTCCTCGATGAAGATGGCATCGGCGCGGCGCAGCAGGTCGGCGTACTGGGGCTTGACCTCGCCGAGAATGCGCACGCCCAGGCCGGGGCCGGGGAAGGGATGGCGATACACCATCTCGGGCGGCAGACCCAGCGCCACGCCGAGCTCGCGCACCTCGTCCTTGAACAACTCGCGCAGCGGCTCCAGCAGCTTGAGGCCGAGCGTTTGCGGCAGCCCGCCGACGTTGTGGTGGCTCTTGATGGTGGTGGCCTTCTTGGTCTTGGCGCCACCGGACTCGATCACGTCCGGGTAAATAGTGCCTTGCGCCAGCCATTTGGCATTCACCAGCTTTTTCGCCTCGCGCTGAAAGACTTCGACGAACTCGCGGCCGATGATCTTGCGCTTCTGTTCCGGGTCCTGCACCCCTGCCAAGGCGCCGAGAAATTCTGCACTCGCATCCACGTGCACGACCTTGGCATGCAAGCGCCCGGCGAACATCTCCATGACCAATTGCGCTTCGTTCAGGCGCAGCAGGCCGTGGTCGACGAACACGCAGGTGAGCTGGTCGCCGATGGCGCGGTGGATCAGCGCCGCGGCCACGCTGGAATCGACCCCGCCGGAGAGCCCAAGGATGATCTCCTCCTCGCCAACCTGCTCGCGGATGCGGGCCACGGCTTCGGCGATGTAGTCACCCATGATCCAGTCACCCCTGCAGCCGCAAATCCCGCGCACGAAGCGCGTGAGGATGGCCTTGCCCTGCACGGTGTGCGTCACCTCGGGATGAAACTGCACGGCGTAGTAGCCGCGCGCCTCGTCGGCCATGCCGGCAATCGGGCAGCTTGGCGTGGACGCCATCAGTTTGAAACCTGGTGGCAGCGCCGTGACCTTGTCGCCATGGCTCATCCAGACCTTGAGCATGCCGTGGCCTTCGGGCGTGCTGAAATCTTCGATGCCATCGAACAAACGGGCATGGCCATGCGCCCGTACCTCGGCGTAGCCGAACTCACGGTGGACAGAGGCCTCGACCTGTCCACCCAACTGTTCGGTCATCGTGAACATGCCGTAGCAAATACCTAGCACCGGCACGCCCACCTCCCAAACCGCCTGCGGTGCGCGCAGCTCGTGGTCCTCATAGGTGCTGGCGTGGCTGCCTGAGAGGATGATGCCCTTGAGCCCCTTTTGCGCCATCTCGCGGATGAAGGCGTCGCCCACATCGTTCGGGTGGATTTCGCAGTACACATGCGCTTCGCGCACGCGGCGGGCAATAAGCTGAGTCACCTGGGAACCGAAGTCCAGGATCAGGATGGTGTCGTGCATGAAGGCGGGTTCAAGTGCAATGAGGCCATGGCGGAATGGCGATCGCCGCCACTCCGCCCCTGTGTCAATCGACGTGGTAGTTGGGTGCTTCCTTCGTGATCTGCACGTCGTGGACATGGCTTTCGCGCATGCCGGCCGAGGTGATTTCGACGAACTGCGCCTGCCCGCGCATGGCGTCGATGCTGGCGCAGCCGCAATAGCCCAGGGACGAGCGCACGCCGCCGACCAACTGATAGAGGATGGCGGCAAGCGAGCCTTTGTAAGGCACCCGGCCTTCGATGCCCTCGGGCACGAATTTCTCGGCTCCCGCAGCGGCCGAAGCATGGGTGCCGTCCTGGAAGTAGCGGTCGGCCGACCCGGCGTTCATCGCGCCGATGGAACCCATGCCGCGGTAGGTCTTGTAGGAGCGACCCTGGAACAAAATCACTTCGCCCGGCGCCTCTTCGGTCCCGGCGAACATGCTGCCCATCATCACCGTATGCGCGCCGGCGGCAATGGCCTTGGAGATGTCGCCCGAATAACGCACCCCGCCGTCGGCCACCAGCGGCACGCCGCTGCCGGCCAGCGCCTGCGCCACATTGGCAATGGCCGTGATCTGCGGCACACCGACGCCGGCAACGATACGGGTGGTGCAGATGGAGCCTGGCCCGATGCCGACCTTGACGCCGTCCGCCCCCACATCGGCCAGCGCCCGCGCCGCCTCGGCCGTGGCGATGTTGCCGCCGATCACGTCCACATCCGGGTAGTGCTGCTTGACCCAGCGCACGCGGTCGATCACGCCCTGGCTGTGGCCGTGCGCGGTGTCCACCACGATCACGTCCACCCCGGCGCGCACCAAAGCCTCCACGCGCTCCTCGGTGCCGTCGCCCACACCCACGGCAGCGCCGACGCGCAGCTTGCCTTGCGGGTCGCGCGCCGCGTTGGGACGTTCGGTGGCTTTCTGGATGTCTTTCACCGTCATCAAGCCGCGCAGCTCGTAGGCGTCGTTGATCACCAGCACGCGTTCCAGCCGGTACCTGTGCATCAGCGCCTTGGCTTCGTCCACCGTGGCGCCTTCACGCACCGTGACCAGCCGCTCGCGTGGGGTCATGATGTCGCGCACAGGCGAGTCGAACCGCGTCTCGAAACGCAAATCGCGGTTGGTGACGATGCCCACCACCTTGCCGTTCTCGATCACCGGAAAACCCGAAATGCCATGCTGGCGTGACAGGTTGACCACGTCGCTGATCTTGACGCTCGGCGAAATGGTGATCGGATCCTTCAGCACTCCGGATTCGTAGCGCTTGACACGCGCCACCTCCGTGGCCTGCGCCTTGGGTGTGAGGTTTTTGTGGATGATGCCGATACCGCCTTCCTGGGCCATGGCAATGGCCAACTTGGACTCGGTCACCGTGTCCATCGCCGCCGAAATCAGCGGAATGTTCAGGCGCACGCGGCGTGTGAGCTGGGTGGAAAGGCTGGTGTCTTTGGGTAGAACTTGAGAATAAGCCGGGACCAGTAACACGTCGTCAAAGGTCAACGCTTTTCCGAGCAGGCGCATAAATCCTCCAGGCGCAAAAGGCGATGATAAAAGACCGCGCGCTCTCGCACTCGGGCGCACAGGTGCGGCATGCCCGCAACACCTGCCCGAATGTGAGGCTGCAAGCCATGAAAACAGGGCTTTGCGGCGGGCAAATGGCTTAAGCTTTTGCACAAACATGGAGCCATGAATGCCCGCAGTCGCCTCCGTCCGCACCCCAAGCCGCTTGCTGCATGCTGGCGCCGTGCCTGCCGCCTTGTTCGCTGTGGCCAGCCTTTTCATGGTCCAGTCCGCCATGGCTCAATGGAAATGGATTTCCCCCGCCGGCGTGGTGCAGTACAGCGACCTGCCGCCGCCGCCGAATATTCCACTCAAAAACATCCTGGCCAAACCGGCCGCCGCTTCCATGCGGACACATGCGCCGGCGGCAACGACGGCTTCTGGCCCTGCATCCGCCTCGGCGCCAGCGGCGAAGGACACAGCGCAGTCTCAAGCGCAAACCCAAGCCACGCGCGAGCTGCAGCAAAAGCTGGAGCAAGACAAGCGCGCCAAGGAAGCGGCGCAACGTTTGCAACAAGAGGTTGGCGCACAAGCCAGGCAGGCCAACTGCCAACAGGCGCAGCGCCAGTTGCAGACGCTCGACAGTGGCGTGCGCCTGGCCGAGATGGACGCGCAGGGTAACCGCGCCTTTCTCACCGACGCCCAACGTACCGCGCAGCGCCAGCAGGCCATGGCTGCGGTTGCGAACTACTGCCGCTGAGAGCGCCATGACGCCCGCTCGCTTGCCGCCGGAGCGAGCAGCATCGGTTGTTTTTATCTTGGCCCGCCGCCTGTTTCAGCGCGCATCTTGGGCGGTGATTCAGCCTGTTGCAGCAGCCAGTTCCAGCATCAGGCGGATGCGAATCTTGATGGCGTTCAAGCCGTCGAAGTCACCTCCAGACAAAGCTCCCACGCGCGAGGCGTAAGCCACCCTGATGCCGGCTGCCTCGGCCTCGTCGAGGGCAGTTTGCAGCTGCTCATGCACCGTGCCGCTGCCCGTTCCCAGCACCACCAAACCCGCCAGCTTGTGGCTTGGATCGCCGCTTTGCGATGCCTGCATCAAGGCCCGCACCACCGCGCCGTCTGCGCCCGCATGGCTATGCACCAACTCCACGCGGGGCCAGCTTCCCCTTGGGGGTTGCCATGGTGTCTGCGGCAACGGGCCTGGCGGTTGCGACGGCAGCTGGCGCGTGATCTGCACGCCCTGCACGCCGACGAAACCGAGCGGGCCGCGTTCGCCGGACGAGAACGCATCCACCGCCGTCGGCTGTGCTTTGCTCACATCGCAAGCGCTATGAATGCGCCCATGCAGCACGCAGACCACGCCAAGCCCTCGTGCCTGCAGGCACGCGGCGACTTGCACCGCGTCGTACAGATTGCGCGGCCCGTCGGCCGAGAGCGCCGTGGCGGGCCGCATCGCTGCGGTCAAGACCACAGGCTTGCCAGCCGGCAGCACGCAATGCAGGAAGTAGGCGGTTTCCTCCAGCGTGTCGCTGCCATGGGTGACGACGCAGCCGGCCACGTCACCCTGCTGCAACCCGTCGCGGATGCGGCCGGCGAGTTGCACCCAGACGGCAGCGCCCATGTCCTTGCTGTCGATGCTCGCGATTTGCTCGGCCTGCAAGTTCGCAAGTTGCTCGATGCCGGGTGCGGCAGCAACAAGAGCGGCGATATCGAGCGCGCCGGCCCGGTAGCCAGCCTGTGCCGGATGCGCCGTGGAGACCCCGGCGATGGTGCCTCCGGTACCGAGCACGAGAACTTTGGGCAGGGAAATATCGATTTTTGATTGCATGCGATGATGATCTGGATAAAAATACAGGCTGTTGATGATGACAGTATCCGGCTTAATATTCTGGCCCAGCCTCGAAGCCCAGCCCAGGGGCAAGCACCTTGGATTGGTCCTTTGACTGGCTTGAGAGAGGAAGCACCATGCCGACACCCAGCACCAAGCTTACTGCGCGTCAGGGAGAAATCCTCACGCTCATTTCCAAGGCCATCGAGCGCACCGGCTACCCGCCCACGCGCGCCGAAATTGCCGCCGAACTGGGCTTTCGTTCGGCCAACGCCGCGGAAGATCATCTGCACGCCCTGGCGCGCAAGGGCATGATCGAACTCTCTCCGGGTACGTCGCGCGGCATTCGGCTCACCAGCACCGCCAGGCAAACGGTGCGGCCGGCAACCTGCCGCCCGCTCGCGCGAGCCTTGCCCGGCATGGAACAACTCATGCTGCCG is part of the Thiomonas sp. X19 genome and encodes:
- a CDS encoding asparaginase, translated to MQSKIDISLPKVLVLGTGGTIAGVSTAHPAQAGYRAGALDIAALVAAAPGIEQLANLQAEQIASIDSKDMGAAVWVQLAGRIRDGLQQGDVAGCVVTHGSDTLEETAYFLHCVLPAGKPVVLTAAMRPATALSADGPRNLYDAVQVAACLQARGLGVVCVLHGRIHSACDVSKAQPTAVDAFSSGERGPLGFVGVQGVQITRQLPSQPPGPLPQTPWQPPRGSWPRVELVHSHAGADGAVVRALMQASQSGDPSHKLAGLVVLGTGSGTVHEQLQTALDEAEAAGIRVAYASRVGALSGGDFDGLNAIKIRIRLMLELAAATG
- the guaB gene encoding IMP dehydrogenase is translated as MRLLGKALTFDDVLLVPAYSQVLPKDTSLSTQLTRRVRLNIPLISAAMDTVTESKLAIAMAQEGGIGIIHKNLTPKAQATEVARVKRYESGVLKDPITISPSVKISDVVNLSRQHGISGFPVIENGKVVGIVTNRDLRFETRFDSPVRDIMTPRERLVTVREGATVDEAKALMHRYRLERVLVINDAYELRGLMTVKDIQKATERPNAARDPQGKLRVGAAVGVGDGTEERVEALVRAGVDVIVVDTAHGHSQGVIDRVRWVKQHYPDVDVIGGNIATAEAARALADVGADGVKVGIGPGSICTTRIVAGVGVPQITAIANVAQALAGSGVPLVADGGVRYSGDISKAIAAGAHTVMMGSMFAGTEEAPGEVILFQGRSYKTYRGMGSIGAMNAGSADRYFQDGTHASAAAGAEKFVPEGIEGRVPYKGSLAAILYQLVGGVRSSLGYCGCASIDAMRGQAQFVEITSAGMRESHVHDVQITKEAPNYHVD
- the guaA gene encoding glutamine-hydrolyzing GMP synthase — encoded protein: MHDTILILDFGSQVTQLIARRVREAHVYCEIHPNDVGDAFIREMAQKGLKGIILSGSHASTYEDHELRAPQAVWEVGVPVLGICYGMFTMTEQLGGQVEASVHREFGYAEVRAHGHARLFDGIEDFSTPEGHGMLKVWMSHGDKVTALPPGFKLMASTPSCPIAGMADEARGYYAVQFHPEVTHTVQGKAILTRFVRGICGCRGDWIMGDYIAEAVARIREQVGEEEIILGLSGGVDSSVAAALIHRAIGDQLTCVFVDHGLLRLNEAQLVMEMFAGRLHAKVVHVDASAEFLGALAGVQDPEQKRKIIGREFVEVFQREAKKLVNAKWLAQGTIYPDVIESGGAKTKKATTIKSHHNVGGLPQTLGLKLLEPLRELFKDEVRELGVALGLPPEMVYRHPFPGPGLGVRILGEVKPQYADLLRRADAIFIEELRAFKDEATGKSWYDLTSQAFAVFLPIKSVGVMGDGRTYDYVVALRAVQTSDFMTADWAELPYALLKKVSSRIINEVRGINRVTYDVSSKPPATIEWE
- a CDS encoding DUF4124 domain-containing protein, which encodes MPAVASVRTPSRLLHAGAVPAALFAVASLFMVQSAMAQWKWISPAGVVQYSDLPPPPNIPLKNILAKPAAASMRTHAPAATTASGPASASAPAAKDTAQSQAQTQATRELQQKLEQDKRAKEAAQRLQQEVGAQARQANCQQAQRQLQTLDSGVRLAEMDAQGNRAFLTDAQRTAQRQQAMAAVANYCR